Proteins from a single region of Apium graveolens cultivar Ventura chromosome 7, ASM990537v1, whole genome shotgun sequence:
- the LOC141674566 gene encoding serine/threonine-protein phosphatase 7 long form homolog — protein sequence MGKCSDVHPGPVNLNLLHLQHTHRSLDIWRLGGDGMLKCRRKNPNNEDDLPPLDLRMDVGVLFGLPVDGDAVISDVTPSPDMSWRSYVAELFGRDPDPKRDMNGSRVRLSFIASCALARLPQDVSADDIQFQVLCYLVHLFGGVLFTDHSGGLFHPIFLHFIRDLDSCGDYAYGAAVLAYLYRELCKTSKMDVDEVAGFINPQIGIWKRLNELHMILNGYLHGHSYTSTGGRTLPVFRTLLDGLGPSQFVWQPYSLGIIFDLLAYCFIGEHVWCYCGPLICIFIVEFHCPDRVARQFGLVQSIPVDVVYSEAEHNTNLRGNDKIRWIQKHAASKSIWAQRLDHLFVGDVIVAESAVPEYHPWYLERTVRFISRVGVFNHRIDLMFRQISERTQVVLPDVSSFADHCRDFVS from the exons ATGGGAAAATGTTCG GACGTACATCCAGGTCCAGTTAACCTTAACCTTCTTCATCTTCAGCATACACATAGATCTTTAGATATTTGGAGGTTAGGTGGTGATGGTATGTTGAAGTGTCGCCGAAAAAACCCTAATAATGAAGATGATCTTCCACCGCTAGATCTTCGCATG GATGTTGGTGTTCTTTTTGGACTTCCTGTTGATGGTGATGCTGTTATTTCTGATGTCACCCCTAGCCCTGATATGAGTTGGCGTTCTTATGTTGCTGAGCTTTTTGGTAGAGATCCCGATCCGAAGAGAGACATGAATGGATCTAGAGTTCGGTTATCTTTTATTGCTTCATGTGCTCTAGCACGTTTACCGCAGGATGTATCAGCAGATGATATTCAGTTTCAGGTCTTGTGTTATCTTGTTCATTTGTTTGGTGGTGTACTTTTCACTGATCATTCGGGAGGTCTCTTCCATCCCATATTTCTACATTTTATTCGTGATCTGGACAGTTGCGGAGATTATGCTTATGGTGCCGCAGTTCTTGCATATTTATATAGGGAGTTATGCAAGACAAGCAAAATGGACGTTGATGAGGTTGCTG GGTTTATTAATCCCCAAATTGGGATTTGGAAGCGTTTAAATGAACTTCATATGATACTGAATGG GTATCTTCATGGTCATTCCTACACTAGTACGGGTGGTCGTACCCTTCCAGTTTTTCGGACGCTATTGGATGGGCTTGGACCATCTCAGTTTGTATGGCAGCCTTACTCTCTCGGCATCATTTTTGATCTTCTTGCTTATTGCTTTATTGGTGAGCATGTTTGGTGCTACTGCGGGCCTTTGATATGTATTTTCATAGTCGAGTTTCACTGCCCTGATAGAGTTGCTAGACAGTTTGGGCTCGTGCAGAGTATACCTGTTGATGTTGTTTACTCGGAGGCCGAGCATAATACAAACTTGAGGGGCAATGACAAAATCAGATGGATTCAGAAACATGCAGCTAGCAAATCTATATGGGCACAACGTTTAGATCATTTATTTGTTGGAGATGTGATTGTTGCTGAGAGTGCAGTGCCTGAGTACCATCCTTGGTATTTAGAGAGGACTGTTAGATTCATATCTCGTGTTGGTGTATTTAATCATCGCATT GATCTTATGTTCAGGCAGATATCTGAGCGGACACAGGTTGTTCTTCCTGATGTGTCTAGTTTTGCTGACCACTGTCGTGATTTTGTCAGTTAG